The Dermacentor andersoni chromosome 1, qqDerAnde1_hic_scaffold, whole genome shotgun sequence genomic interval TTCAGTGTTCTTTCTGAATATCGATCCCACACCAGCCAGCACCACTGTGGCCAGACATCACCAGATGGCTGCGCAGCTGGGGATCGGTCATATGCACTTGACGAGGAGGACACCGATGGTCAGTACTCAGAGACACCGCTGAAAGGCTTTGAATGCCAAGGATGCGCCAAGAAGTTTGCCACAGCATTTTCGCGTGAGCGGCACTATCAGCGCAAGCATGCCACCACACCATGTTCCCAGGAGCGACGCCGCTACCACATCAAAGACTACAAGGTTGGCCGTAGCCTTGTCATTGCAAGAACAGTACGGTAGCATGGTTGGCTCGTGTTGCATCACCTCAAGTGTCGTAATCGAAGCGGTCTTGTTCCAGCTATGTGTCAGAGGTACACAAAATGTGAAGGAAAATGGGACATTCATTTTGTGTGCTGGCAGAGCATTTGACAGAAAAGCTCAATTTTTCAGGCATATTTTCGCTACCCTTGTCTGTTTTTAAAGCTGCTTGATAATTCAACCTATTTTTGATGCAGATAAATATTTGAATTTGAGGAAAGCACCTCCTAATAAACCTTACGGGGTTGTCTTTATGAAAAATTTGCAGGCCACTGTGCATTTGACCAGAACTCTGTGTAATGTAATGCAGTTTCTGTAGCATTCTTGGAGCTACAGAGCTTGAAAGAGGGAAAAGGACCATGCTTAACCTCTGCAAAGTTTTGAAGCATCTAGAATGCTGCAGGAGACTCACACTTTGCTTTGGCCCATTGCAGTCatgtattaagaggaagctttagctcgggcccaactctgatgcggcctactcaaatacatgtaaaacacaaaaatgttttgtgagataacccctggaccgatattaatgaaatttgttgcatttgagagagaaacttaaattctagtgacagttggatgcagaatttcgatttagcgcctgaattttattaaaaagattttcaaatattcgaaagcttgaaagaaatagaagcacgaagtttacaaattaatagccttgcatcaagaacagatatcgcggttctgtaaacggcatccattagatcatttaaagcagacaaattctatatgtcaatttatattttacgtgaatttgttacgttatctacaggggttctgcaaaagttgtatttccatattactaaatttttttcagattcctgtgtaacatatcaattttgtccgctctaggtgtactatcagatgcaattcacagaattgtgatatcgtttttcattgctgagttagagttttaaacctgatagtgttgctttctgaaaattttcgatttttccaaatttttaataaaaaattgacgacctaaataaaaactttaaaacagtcactagatttcaaatttttcttttaaatgcaacaaacttcgccaaatttggtgcactggttgccgagaaaaacgaattctccttttacatgtatttagataggcgcaCCTAAgccaaagcttccttttaagtacCCTGCGCACTTGTGACCGTGGCTGTACAATGGACCATGCTGCAGTTACTGTAGCTTCAAATGTGCAGCTCATATTGGTGTTATTGCATGGTTTGTCATTACATACTTGCTGTTTGTCACGCATTTCAGTGTGCCCCCAGTTTTGTTTAGTAATTGTATCAAACTTCACAGCAAGCAGCTTTTATAAAGTATCACATGAAAATAACTTTATATCATAAGTGCATGTAAGTAGCTTGGCTACATTAATAATGAATCAGTACGacattgttttgttttacttctttgTAGCTATGAATGGTTCACTTGTCTGTTTAATCTTTTTGTTGCATTGCACCGATGCCATGTCTTTTCACTGCTGCTTTGTATTCGTGTGAAAGGAAAAGAGATTGAGAAAGCTGCATGTAAGCAATTGGCTAAACATTTGTGCTGAACAAATATTTGTTGTCTTCACTTTTAAAGTTAATACTGTGAACAGTTATGGTAATACATATTGTATTGCATGTCTTGGTTCCTCAGTGTGCTTGTTCTATAACCCTAGgatcttttttgttgtgccgaTGTGGCCCCTGAGAAAACATAGTGTACTAGGCAGTGTGTTACTGAACAGTGCTATAGGTTCTGCTGAGCTATATCCTACAGTGTAGGTATGTGCACATTGAGTCTTTGCCAGTACAGGTCAAAGGGCATGTGCATAGCAGAATTAATGGTAAATGCTCAAATgtgcacactttctttttttttaactgctgcaTAGGAGGACAAGAAAGGAGCTCAGGTCCACAAGCACAGTGGACATCTGTGAAGCCATATTCTTGAATATGCTGAACTTTGTGGGAATATTTGGTTGGTTTCTTACCAACACTAAAGATTAGTGGAAGAGAACCAGGGGTCAGTGACATTCACAGCAATCTTAGTTCATGACACTGTCACTGGCCGGCTACCTTCACTCTCATGATCATGTTTATCATGTTCACTATCATGATAAATCAGCACACTTGCTCCAGCATACAAACAACTGAGTATATGAGCCCAGTTCTCTTGCACTTTCTAATAATACGAAACTTTTGCTGTGATGACAGGGGCAAGAAGTGACTGTGGTCGCAAGAGCAGCCCATACAAGACCCTGCTGTCTCTTAAAAAGCAGTTGTGAGAATTTCCCCCGAAATCAAAAGCAGCATTAAGTGAAAAAGATGCTAGCTTATAAAGTCCATGGGGGGGCCCTGATAAGCTGCTGCTAATGATAGCAAGCTGTCATTAAGCCAGTACTATTGCCTTGGGATGCTGTTTCAAATTCATCAGCATAGTTTTCTTAGCTGTATCAAAGTCACTGAAAAATTTATGAACACAAGAAACAAATGTAATGTTTTTGCTGTGGCAGTTAAATTATTTTCACAGCAAATCAATGATCATTAAGAAATGTTGAAGCAGACATGTTGTCTAGGCTAGCCATATAGGTCTACTGTCTGGATGCCTGCTTGTGAATTTGTACATGTGACcatgaactttttttcttttgcacccCATTTTTGTAATATTACCAACTTAATATTTTTAAATAAGTTTGGTGACTTTGATGCCTTGAGAATGGCAGCTGATAGCACAATGTAAAAGCAACTTTTAAGCAAACCAAAAAAACACTTCTCTGCTTGTATACGGGATATTAAATGTACAATACACAAGAGCAGCTAGTGACCATtacgctgtgaaaaaaaaaagacaattagcATGTCTTCAGTTATTGCTATCCCTTTTTTTACTGCATTTTTAAATCAAAGCTTGGTTTCGAAATAATCTGAGTACATTGTTGGCACTGCTTATTTCTGGTTTCTGCTGTCTTGTACAAGTGCAAGAGAGGGAGTGTTTAAGCTGAGGTTTGAGGACATCTTGATCGACAGCAAAACATATATCTAAAGGTATATTGTAAACTTCAAAAAATGGTATGCAAGGCAGACTgataaatattttgccattggtTTATATATATGTGAGCCACTGATATTTATTTACTGAAAAGAAAGTTGAAGTACTTTTGTGTCATGTTCAAAAAGCTTCTTGTGCATCTTTTTCATGAGGTGTATGAACAGTGCACTGCCACTGGCCAATTGTTAAATTCTGTGAATACAACCCCTTGTTTCCGGTTAAGCGAATTGGTATGAATTGGTGCACGAGTATACATATGGCATAATAGCCTTACTACCAGAAAAATGTCTCCAGTGATGTGTGGGGACATCACCCTtgagtagacaaaaaaaaaaaaagacattagctGTGTGCTTAGCTATATCATTATACAGATGTGCACCCAAAATATTCGCAAGAAactgtaattttgttttagaacAGCTGCACCCCTGGATTGGAAAAAAATCCTTAACCACTACAAGCTACAGTGTGCTGCTTTGGTATAGTTTTATTCACTTGAATACTTTcttgaaagaaat includes:
- the LOC129381031 gene encoding uncharacterized protein codes for the protein MAWHKCGACGKRFAFLKSLEEHQRTHSTGSPPPEAFECELCALKFSVLSEYRSHTSQHHCGQTSPDGCAAGDRSYALDEEDTDGQYSETPLKGFECQGCAKKFATAFSRERHYQRKHATTPCSQERRRYHIKDYKVGRSLVIARTVR